A region of the Fibrobacter sp. genome:
AGGCCAGTTCAGACTTGACAATAAGGCAGAGTTCGTTTACCTTCCGGGGCAGGGGAAAGACAAAAGTGAAATTTGCGGTGAAAGGGACAGGATTATAGCCAGTGAAGCGGATCTGCTGATTCCAGTGTCAATTCGTAAAGGCGGAAATATGGACTCCCTGCTGGAGGAGATGCAGAGCAGGGGAATGGCTGTTGAGAGGCGCTTTGAGATCAGGTATCAGAAAAGGGAAGAAAAACTGAAATATGATTTGAAGGGATTATTTTCCGGGAGTGCATTTGGTATCGGAAAAGAATATCTTTATCACTGGACCCGTGCATCGGAGGGCCCCTGGCCCGGTCAGCTTCGCTATGATTACTATGAATCTGTGTTTACTTCCAGGAGTTTCCCCGGAAGTGCTTTTGCAACACTGAAAAACATCCTTTCCCAGAGAAAGATATATGCATCTTCAAGGCATATGCCCTCAGGGGTGGCTGTGGTTTCCTTCACAGGTGCTTCTCCTGCTGAATTTGCCCCTCTCATTAGATGGCGTTCACGATATAGGGAGATGTCTTTTGAACCCTATGGAATAGGTATCGAAAAGCAGGCAGCTCTTCAGTGCGGAATTGTCAGGGTAAAATATTTTGACAAACCGGGAAAGGCTCCGTGCGATGAAAGGTGGATTCATCACTCTGCCGGGAAATCGGGTTTCTGGACAATTGAGGATGAGTACAGGCACTGTGGTGATTTTGATCTGCAGAGCATCTTTCCCGATAAGCTGATCTGCTTGTGTTATTCAGAAACTGAAGCGCTTGAAATCGAATCCGAGTTCAAAATACGTTCTTTTTATTTCCTTTAAAAATTTTTACGGGTCATATCTGAAGTTAACTACTCTTCCAGTTCCTTTAGAATATGCAGCAGGGTCTCTTTTTTCTCCCTCAGTTGATCCTTGAAAAACGGACTGTCGGTCTGTGCGATCTCAGCCCTAAGATCGGAAACCGTGCTTTCAAGTACATCCTTTAAAACTATGTTTTCCTTGTCTGATATCTGTACTGTTTTCATATTTCCCTTCCTTAAAAAGCCTTCCATAAATAGTACGCACGAAAGTATCTTAGAATTATTGCTTGCTTCTGACATTGGCGGAGAAAAATGGATACAAAATCATCAATTTTTATTACGGGACATAAGGGTCTTGTGGGATCTGCAATTGACAGAGCCCTTAGTTCAATGGGGTATAATAATATCCTGAGGCGGAGCCATTCTGAACTCGATCTGACCAATCAGGCGGCAGTAGAGAAGTTTTTTAAAGAGGAGAGGCCGGAGTATGTATTTCTTGCTGCAGCCAAGGTGGGTGGAATTTATGCCAACAACACTTATCCGGCCGAGTTTGCCTTCAGCAATATGCAGATTCAGTGCAACATTGTCAATTCAGCCTGGAAATATGGCACTAAAAAGCTTCTCTTCCTTGGTTCTTCCTGTATTTACCCCAAGTTCGCGCCTCAGCCGATAAGGGAGAGCGAGCTCCTTTCCGGGCCTCTTGAAGAGACCAACAAGGCCTATGCTTTGGCAAAAATAGCGGGTATTATCATGTGTCAAAGCTATAACCGTCAGTACGGTACCAATTTTATCAGTGTCATGCCAACAAACCTCTATGGGCCAAATGACAATTACCATCCGGAAAACTCCCATGTCCTTCCAGCCCTGATAAGACGTTTTCACGAGGCCAAAATGAACAAGGCTCCTTATGTCACAATCTGGGGTACCGGCTCTGTGCTTCGGGAATTTCTTTATTCTGATGATCTGGCAGATGCGTGTATATTTCTGATGCAGAGCTATGATGACGATGAGATCATCAATATTGGATCAGGGGAAGAGATATCGATCAAGAATCTTGCCAGACTGGTCAAAGAGACTGTGGGATACGAGGGTGAGGTAAGATTTGATACGAGCAAACCTGATGGCACTCCCAGGAAACTGCTTGACTGCTCAAAGCTCAATTCGCTGGGGTGGAAACCTCGAATTTCCATGAGGGAGGGATTGAGGCTGGCCTGTGATGATTTTGTCAAGAGACATTCTAAATAGGATCAGAGGGGAGACTGTTCTGAGAAATGGGAAGACAGTTGTATTAAACAGGAAATTTCTCAGAATCCATCCATTATATCCAGATTGACAGAATCGAAAGGCAATGATCTTACCACCTGAAGTTCACGATCAATGCTGAGATCGACCTGGTAGATCTTATTCTTTTCCAATCGAGATCCGTTGCTTTCCTGAAGGACCGAGATAACTGGTCTGTCCAGTTTTTTATTTGCTGAAATAATTCTTGCCACCCGTCCGTCACAGAGTTCCACTATACTGCCGATAGGGAAGATTGAGGAATAGGAGAGAAATGATCTGACATATTCGGCGCTGACCAGACCTTGTTTTGACATCTTTATCAGCATTTCCACTCCCTTGTAGGGGACCAGGGCATTTCTGTAGGGCCGGGGAGAACACAGGGCTTCGAAAATATCGGCGACCTGGGTGATTTTAGCATAGTTGTGAATAAAGCGGCC
Encoded here:
- a CDS encoding GDP-L-fucose synthase — protein: MDTKSSIFITGHKGLVGSAIDRALSSMGYNNILRRSHSELDLTNQAAVEKFFKEERPEYVFLAAAKVGGIYANNTYPAEFAFSNMQIQCNIVNSAWKYGTKKLLFLGSSCIYPKFAPQPIRESELLSGPLEETNKAYALAKIAGIIMCQSYNRQYGTNFISVMPTNLYGPNDNYHPENSHVLPALIRRFHEAKMNKAPYVTIWGTGSVLREFLYSDDLADACIFLMQSYDDDEIINIGSGEEISIKNLARLVKETVGYEGEVRFDTSKPDGTPRKLLDCSKLNSLGWKPRISMREGLRLACDDFVKRHSK